The genome window GAGGTCCAGATAGGCCAGATAGGCCCGGTTATCTTCGCGCGTGCCGGGGATGCCGCCCGCGCTTCCTGAGATTACGGGCGTAGTCCCGCTCAGGTGAGCCAATTCAAACGCATAGTCCATGCGGCCAAGCCGGCCGGAGCCGTTCACATCAATGTATTGGTTTTGCTTGTTGACTCCCTCAACCGTCGTATCGAACATCTTCCAGACAAAGAGCTGGAGCCGGTTCATGGGTTGGGGGTTATAGTTGAAGATCAGCATCACCCCTTCCAGACTTTCTTCCTTCCCATTCGCATCATTGACCTTATTTTGAGTCGTCTGATTGATGGCGTTTATCCCTGAGCCTTGTGTCTGGAAGGTCTGACCGGCCTGGTTGGAGATGGATCGTCCGGTGGAACCGTAGACATAGTTGAGTTGTGTGCTGAATTGCGCAGTCCAGCTTTTGGAAACCGCGATCATGTCCCGGGGTATATGGCCCACGATTCCATTGCCAACATGGGCATACTGGCGGCCGAGTCTCACCTGAGCCCAGCCGTCATATTGGAGGTAATAGAGCTGGGGATTGACGATCCATTGCCGCTGACCCGCTGCTCCGAGGGAGCCGGAATCGTTTCCGAGCAGGACCCCGTCGTTAAACTGGTCGCCGGCGTAGTCGATGGACGCCACAGCCATGACAGGGCCGCGCTTGATCGCACTGGTAACGTAGCCGCGCATGGTCGAGAAGCGGAGGCGAGTGTCGTCTTTGCACGAAGTGTCGAAGGAGCAGGATGAGCCGTTTGCAAACGTTCGATTTGCGGCGGTGCTGCCTAGAGCGTTCCGCGTATCCGAAAAATTATCGTAGAGGTTGAATCGGAAGCGGTTATAGGACTGGAGTTCTAATTCCCATCCCGGGCCAGTCGTCGGTTTCGGCGCCTCCAATTGGAGTTGGGGCTCCGGCGAACACTCCATAAAGCCGGGGCATACGATCGGGTGATACGGCCGTAGCTCTTCCGGTTTCCGCATGCGGACGCGAACGCGCGGTTCTGGGGCAGGAGGCGGTTCGGCCGTCTGTTCCAAGTGCTCAAGGCGCCGCCGCATCTCTTCCTGTTCGCTCGCATGAAGCTTCTCTATCTTGTCCATCGTCGCCTTCAGTTCTTCGACGGTCTGGGCGAACGCCGGCGTGGTCTCAAGCGAGCACTGAAGGCCGAACAGCCCTACAGCAATCATGCCGATGAGGAATCCTTGCGAGCAATTCATCTGGAGCGAAGTAAGAGAAGTCTGACAAGTTGCTAGGATGCGGGTCTGAAACATCAGGAGGCCTGTTCCCCGGAATACGGTGTGTATTGTTCGGGGCGAGCAGGACGCAGATGGCCACGGCTCGTTTGACGCATTGCCGTGGCGATGACTCGGACTAATGTCTCGGTCCTCAATAAGCCCCTTCTGAAGGGAGCCCCCGGTTAGCACGATTGCACGGCGCCATTCCTCCGGCCCAGGCACGGATGATCTCAGGCCTGTTATTCCTGTTAGAACTATCACCGAGAAGCCAAGTCGCTCAGTAAGGCATCTTACAGATCTGATGCGGATGGGTATGGCAGGGTGACCCTGTCGTGTTTGCGAAGATGGTGCTTCGGCTTGCAGGGGGCTCTGGGAAGACCTGTGGGCAAGATTCTGGCTGTCCCTGACCGTTGGAGACCGGTCATCACAATTGGGGTGCCATCGCCGGATGAGTATCAAAAGACGAGCGGTTGCTGAATATGGATGCGAGGATGGATGGCGGGATGTGCTCTAAAGCAAGTGCCAGCCACGCCCGATTCAGTCGCACTGGTGAACCCTTCGGTCCACATGCTGTCTACGCCAGCGCTCTAACACGAGAGGAACTAACGGACTCCGGCGAGACAGGAGCGTGACGGTGTTCTGTCGCGCTCGTCTCCTCGTGAATCTTGTGAGAGGCACGGTCGTGCTGGCCGGAGTGCTCCTGCAATCCGCGCCCGTCTCGGCGCAATGGTCGGGAGAGATCCAGAACAACCTCTTTTATACCAACGATGTGGGTCTCTTCTCCGCCACCCGCAGACTGTCTCTGCAGAACGACCCCACCCAGCCAGTCGTGGACCGAACCGGACAGGGGAGCGACATGGTCTATGAGCCGTCGGTCGACGTTCGGCGGGCCTTCGAGTCACGTTGGGGCCGCACCGAGTTGTCGGCGCAGGCGCAAGGCTTCGTCTTTGCCGGGAATCCGGTGTTCAACCACGGGTCCTACCGTCTGCGTCTGACACAAGATGTTGCGTCCGAGACAGTCGTGCGGCTGTACTATTTTTATGGACCCAACCTGTTCTTAGGCAAGAACGAGGAGCGCCGCTCCGGGAAGGAACTGCTGGTCGATGAACGCGTGACGACTCATTTTGGGAGCGCCCACCTGGAGCGCCGCGTGGCCTCGAGCGTGACGGTGCGACTCCTCGGGCGCTACGGCTTGCGACAATACAATCAAGCCTTCAGCGAACGTGACACGAGCTTCTGGACGGTCGGCCCGCACATTGAATGGATCGTGACTCCGCGGGTTCAATTGCTGCTGGGGTACCATTACGAGCGAGGCCTGGCCGACGGACGAAACCAACCACAGGTCCACGATGACATTTCTTACGTCAACCACTATGCCTCGGCCGAACTGGTCGTACAGGCGACGGACAGGATCAGTGTCCTTCTCGGATTCGACTATGAGCGTAATAATTTTACGAGTGGCCTCGCGGACGATGTGCATCGCGGAGCCCATGAGAACGTCTATCAGGGCGATCTGGAATTTCAGTATCGTTTCACCGACGCGATGACCCTGAAGTTCGGCTGTCAACATGGCAGTCGGAAGTTTAGCTTCGAACCCACCTCGGCCAGCAATACAAACCTGTGGCTCGGCGCGGATTTCAAGTTTTGAGCGATGTATGGCGCGCGATCGTGCAGAGCCAGGCCACTTCTTGCCCTAGGCCTCTACAATATCCCAAGTCCTGTAAGTTGTATGACAGTTACCAACGTCGAGATCGTGCAGGATGTGTCTTAATGTCCCTGAGAAACTTGAAGAATGCCATGTTGAGCTCGACGCCCTGTGAAAGCAGGCTGAATTATCCCGATTTCACTCGTGCTATAAAATTGTGACACGCCTTACTGAGGAGATCTCCATGCCCCGTCCGGATAGACCCTCCGCTCCCTCCCGGCTGCGGAAACGGCTGCCGTTCCGTACGCTCCTCAAATGGGCTGCCTTTCTCCTGCTCATCCTTGGCGGGTACGGGCTCAGCTTCTGGTTCGATTTCAGCGAACTCCTGCATCCGGAACGGATTACCGGCTGGCTTCAGCAAGCGGGACCATGGGCGCCGCTGATCTTTATGGCGCTGATGGCGGCGAGCGTCGTGATCAGCCCAATTCCGAGTCTGCCGCTGGACATCGCCGCCGGCGCTACCTTCGGCCCGATGCTGGGCACCGCCTATGCCGTATTCGGCGCGGAGATCGGCGCGATCGCGAGCTTTTTCATCGGACGGATGTTGGGACAGGAAGTTCTGACCAAACTGCTGCGCACCAACGTCGCGTTCTGCGAACGATGCTCGGACCGGCATCTGGCGATCTTTGTTCTGCTGGCCCGGCTGGTCCCGCTCTTCTCGTTCGACGTGATCAGTTATGGCGCCGGCCTGACCAACATGTCCCTCCGGGCCTTCGCCCTGGCCACGTTTGTCGGGATGATTCCGCCGACCTTCGCGCTGACCTATGCGGGCAGTCGAGTCGCCTCTGGCGTGTGGCTGATGATGGTGTCCGGTCTGGCCATGGTGGCCATGATGGTGCTTCTTCCGAAGCTGGTGCTCCGTTACCCCACCGCGCGCTGGGTTCGCCTGCTGCGCGGTGAGATGCCGGTCGCGGACCATGCACATGTTCCGTCCATGCAACCGGTGGCTGTGACCATAGACGGCGCCCCGCGATGCGATTCCTGCGGCGGACCGTTGAGTTAAGACAGGCACGGCTCTCCGTGTCCGGCCGACGAACAATCAACCCGGAGCGCTTACGAATCGCCGATGGCTCCGTCGCTGCTTCATACGACTATCCTGACCCTGCTCGCGCTGGCCGCTTTCGCCGGCAACTCGGTACTGTGCAGGTTGGCCCTCACCCGTACGGACATCGATCCGGCGAGCTTTTCCAGCATCCGC of Nitrospira defluvii contains these proteins:
- a CDS encoding TVP38/TMEM64 family protein; this translates as MPRPDRPSAPSRLRKRLPFRTLLKWAAFLLLILGGYGLSFWFDFSELLHPERITGWLQQAGPWAPLIFMALMAASVVISPIPSLPLDIAAGATFGPMLGTAYAVFGAEIGAIASFFIGRMLGQEVLTKLLRTNVAFCERCSDRHLAIFVLLARLVPLFSFDVISYGAGLTNMSLRAFALATFVGMIPPTFALTYAGSRVASGVWLMMVSGLAMVAMMVLLPKLVLRYPTARWVRLLRGEMPVADHAHVPSMQPVAVTIDGAPRCDSCGGPLS
- a CDS encoding alginate export family protein, which produces MNCSQGFLIGMIAVGLFGLQCSLETTPAFAQTVEELKATMDKIEKLHASEQEEMRRRLEHLEQTAEPPPAPEPRVRVRMRKPEELRPYHPIVCPGFMECSPEPQLQLEAPKPTTGPGWELELQSYNRFRFNLYDNFSDTRNALGSTAANRTFANGSSCSFDTSCKDDTRLRFSTMRGYVTSAIKRGPVMAVASIDYAGDQFNDGVLLGNDSGSLGAAGQRQWIVNPQLYYLQYDGWAQVRLGRQYAHVGNGIVGHIPRDMIAVSKSWTAQFSTQLNYVYGSTGRSISNQAGQTFQTQGSGINAINQTTQNKVNDANGKEESLEGVMLIFNYNPQPMNRLQLFVWKMFDTTVEGVNKQNQYIDVNGSGRLGRMDYAFELAHLSGTTPVISGSAGGIPGTREDNRAYLAYLDLRYTLPSEIVRIDKDDFLSLGATFGFGSGDNKPNDGKNTNFDSLFVDETSFRYNFLFSDDVHGFNGRGFDTRRGSGFSNITFLQPYVIVKPTDKFQAKVAWTYLRASVAQPAGTGALGPQPVLSQALAFKTTAVGGPTKDVGQEFDVLMDYFVNPYARVFSYFGMFLPGRIYAPVADHAVKYELGLELRF